Proteins from one Triticum aestivum cultivar Chinese Spring chromosome 7A, IWGSC CS RefSeq v2.1, whole genome shotgun sequence genomic window:
- the LOC123148590 gene encoding uncharacterized protein yields MGKKPGNAGPSSASRPMNQAVSLREETSGKTQADPPSLLRVQHLQRLGAWASGEVGVGSIGALLGRRLATNAEAAGIPIGASTFLCQRCESILQPGFNCTIRIKNNKKNGKRRKKSNPGQNSVVYACHFCGDENLIRGSGKGIVKGLLSSRKPVSTSIMLKGVNMPTVITTKKGIEHSVTAASQLESSRLKTSTIEKDKQGNVPKSNLPGESKMEKKGGVSSMVDCGLLGDKCMNGIEPAASKNTTTCEPDVTSQAEFLVGSNFVTPRKSKLVDVTAPIASEEPLKTKSTLNSKGQNCGSVAGKTPGSYSKSASNTKSAPGDSSQPAGSLRKRKRKGWTTLKQIAEKEELERKQKMDNFVIPFFMQ; encoded by the exons ATGGGGAAGAAGCCGGGCAACGCTGGCCCTTCCTCGGCATCCAGGCCCATGAACCAGGCCGTGTCGCTCCGGGAGGAGACCTCTGGGAAGACGCAGGCCGACCCGCCCTCCCTGCTGAGGGTCCAGCACCTGCAGCGGTTGGGGGCGTGGGCGAGCGGGGAGGTGGGAGTTGGCTCGATCGGGGCCCTGCTAGGCCGCCGCCTCGCCACGAATGCCGAGGCGGCCGGGATCCCTATAGGCGCCTCCACCTTTCTTTGCCAGAG GTGTGAATCAATCTTGCAGCCAGGCTTCAACTGCACAATCCGCATAAAGAACAACAAAAAGAATGGAAAGCGGCGCAAGAAGTCAAATCCTGGCCAAAACAGTGTTGTCTATGCATGCCATTTCTGTGGAGACGAAAACCTGATACGGGGTAGTGGAAAGGGTATCGTGAAGGGCCTGTTGTCATCAAGAAAACCCGTTAGCACCAGCATAATGTTGAAAGGAGTCAATATGCCAACAGTAATAACTACTAAAAAGGGGATTGAGCATTCTGTAACAGCAGCCTCGCAACTGGAATCATCCAGGTTGAAAACATCCACTATTGAAAAGGATAAACAAGGTAATGTGCCAAAATCTAATCTTCCTGGAGAATCTAAAATGGAGAAGAAAGGGGGAGTTTCCTCAATGGTGGATTGTGGTCTGTTAGGAGATAAATGTATGAATGGAATTGAGCCCGCGGCTTCCAAAAATACTACAACATGTGAACCTGATGTCACTTCCCAAGCAGAATTTCTAGTTGGGTCAAACTTTGTTACTCCTCGGAAGAGCAAACTGGTGGACGTGACTGCGCCTATAGCTTCAGAAGAACCATTGAAGACTAAAAGTACACTGAACAGCAAAGGACAGAATTGTGGTTCCGTTGCTGGGAAGACCCCTGGAAGTTATAGCAAGTCAGCTTCGAATACCAAATCTGCACCAGGTGATTCTAGTCAGCCAGCTGGTAGTTTAAGGAAGCGGAAAAGAAAAGGGTGGACTACACTGAAGCAGATCGCTGAGAAGGAAGAGCTTGAGAGAAAACAGAAGATGGATAACTTTGTAATCCCGTTCTTCATGCAGTAG
- the LOC123148592 gene encoding uncharacterized protein isoform X2 — protein sequence MGKKPGNAGPSSASRPMNQAMSLREETSGKAQADVPSLLRVQHLQRLGAWASGEAGVGSIGALLGHRLATNAEASGIPIEASTFLCQRCESILQPGFNCTIRIKNNKKKAKRRKKSNPGQNSVVYACHFCGDQNLIRGSGKGIVKGLLASRKPVSTMLKGETMNAPTVTTKKGIEHSVTAASRLKISTPEDYKMEKGAVFSMVDHGQLAAAHEDILQKIEVESAHDKCVNGIESAASKNTTTCEPDVTSQAEFLAGSNFVTPLKSKLAEVTAPIGSAEPLKTRSTLNNKAKNCGSVAAKTPGSYSKSASNKKSAPGDSTQPAGSSRKRARKGWTTLKQIAEKDELERKEKMDNSTPSE from the exons ATGGGGAAGAAGCCGGGCAATGCTGGCCCTTCCTCGGCATCCAGGCCCATGAACCAGGCCATGTCGCTCCGCGAGGAGACCTCCGGGAAGGCGCAGGCCGACGTGCCCTCCCTCCTGAGGGTCCAGCACCTGCAGCGGCTGGGGGcatgggcgagtggggaggcgggAGTTGGCTCGATCGGGGCGCTGCTGGGCCACCGCCTCGCCACGAACGCCGAGGCGTCTGGGATTCCCATTGAAGCCTCCACCTTCCTTTGCCAGAG GTGTGAATCAATCTTACAGCCAGGTTTCAACTGCACAATCCGCATAAAGAACAACAAAAAGAAAGCAAAGCGGCGCAAGAAGTCAAATCCTGGCCAAAACAGTGTTGTCTATGCATGTCATTTCTGTGGAGATCAAAACCTGATACGGGGTAGTGGAAAGGGTATCGTGAAGGGCCTGTTAGCATCGAGAAAGCCTGTTAGCACAATGTTGAAAGGAGAAACTATGAACGCGCCAACAGTAACTACTAAAAAGGGGATCGAGCATTCTGTAACAGCAGCATCCAGGTTGAAAATATCCACTCCTGAAGATTATAAAATGGAGAAAGGGGCAGTTTTCTCAATGGTGGATCATGGTCAGTTAGCGGCTGCACACGAAGACATCCTGCAGAAAATCGAAGTAGAAAGCGCACATGATAAATGTGTGAATGGAATTGAATCTGCGGCTTCTAAAAATACTACAACATGTGAACCCGATGTCACTTCTCAAGCAGAATTTCTAGCTGGGTCAAACTTTGTTACTCCTCTGAAGAGCAAACTGGCGGAAGTGACTGCGCCTATAGGTTCAGCAGAACCATTGAAGACTAGAAGTACACTGAACAATAAAGCGAAGAATTGTGGTTCAGTTGCTGCCAAGACCCCTGGAAGTTATAGCAAGTCAGCATCAAATAAAAAGTCTGCACCAGGTGATTCTACTCAGCCAGCTGGCAGTTCAAGGAAGCGGGCAAGAAAAGGGTGGACTACTCTGAAGCAGATTGCTGAGAAGGACGAACTTGAGAGAAAAGAGAAGATGGATAACTCT ACACCATCAGAGTGA
- the LOC123148592 gene encoding uncharacterized protein isoform X1, with protein MGKKPGNAGPSSASRPMNQAMSLREETSGKAQADVPSLLRVQHLQRLGAWASGEAGVGSIGALLGHRLATNAEASGIPIEASTFLCQRCESILQPGFNCTIRIKNNKKKAKRRKKSNPGQNSVVYACHFCGDQNLIRGSGKGIVKGLLASRKPVSTMLKGETMNAPTVTTKKGIEHSVTAASRLKISTPEDYKMEKGAVFSMVDHGQLAAAHEDILQKIEVESAHDKCVNGIESAASKNTTTCEPDVTSQAEFLAGSNFVTPLKSKLAEVTAPIGSAEPLKTRSTLNNKAKNCGSVAAKTPGSYSKSASNKKSAPGDSTQPAGSSRKRARKGWTTLKQIAEKDELERKEKMDNSVIPFFMQ; from the exons ATGGGGAAGAAGCCGGGCAATGCTGGCCCTTCCTCGGCATCCAGGCCCATGAACCAGGCCATGTCGCTCCGCGAGGAGACCTCCGGGAAGGCGCAGGCCGACGTGCCCTCCCTCCTGAGGGTCCAGCACCTGCAGCGGCTGGGGGcatgggcgagtggggaggcgggAGTTGGCTCGATCGGGGCGCTGCTGGGCCACCGCCTCGCCACGAACGCCGAGGCGTCTGGGATTCCCATTGAAGCCTCCACCTTCCTTTGCCAGAG GTGTGAATCAATCTTACAGCCAGGTTTCAACTGCACAATCCGCATAAAGAACAACAAAAAGAAAGCAAAGCGGCGCAAGAAGTCAAATCCTGGCCAAAACAGTGTTGTCTATGCATGTCATTTCTGTGGAGATCAAAACCTGATACGGGGTAGTGGAAAGGGTATCGTGAAGGGCCTGTTAGCATCGAGAAAGCCTGTTAGCACAATGTTGAAAGGAGAAACTATGAACGCGCCAACAGTAACTACTAAAAAGGGGATCGAGCATTCTGTAACAGCAGCATCCAGGTTGAAAATATCCACTCCTGAAGATTATAAAATGGAGAAAGGGGCAGTTTTCTCAATGGTGGATCATGGTCAGTTAGCGGCTGCACACGAAGACATCCTGCAGAAAATCGAAGTAGAAAGCGCACATGATAAATGTGTGAATGGAATTGAATCTGCGGCTTCTAAAAATACTACAACATGTGAACCCGATGTCACTTCTCAAGCAGAATTTCTAGCTGGGTCAAACTTTGTTACTCCTCTGAAGAGCAAACTGGCGGAAGTGACTGCGCCTATAGGTTCAGCAGAACCATTGAAGACTAGAAGTACACTGAACAATAAAGCGAAGAATTGTGGTTCAGTTGCTGCCAAGACCCCTGGAAGTTATAGCAAGTCAGCATCAAATAAAAAGTCTGCACCAGGTGATTCTACTCAGCCAGCTGGCAGTTCAAGGAAGCGGGCAAGAAAAGGGTGGACTACTCTGAAGCAGATTGCTGAGAAGGACGAACTTGAGAGAAAAGAGAAGATGGATAACTCTGTAATCCCGTTCTTCATGCAGTAA